One part of the Rutidosis leptorrhynchoides isolate AG116_Rl617_1_P2 chromosome 1, CSIRO_AGI_Rlap_v1, whole genome shotgun sequence genome encodes these proteins:
- the LOC139901682 gene encoding uncharacterized protein, giving the protein MPIKQVLTKPEISGRLALWAVEVGAYQISYLPRNAIKGQVLADYLAEMSGELEVINERTELKSVQGETWDLFTDGASCAEGAGAGLVLASPRGEEHTYALRFNFYVTNNEAEYEALLAGLNIAHKMDITKLLAFTDSQLVANQFNGSFEAHNSSMQKYLKLLQELAVRFEHFELAQVPRSQNMKADTLSKLAALTFSHFQRQVWVKELPNKSIDNDLMVASVVEEQPN; this is encoded by the coding sequence ATGCCAATCAAACAAGTGTTAACAAAACCCGAAATATCTGGTAGGCTTGCGTTGTGGGCGGTAGAGGTAGGTGCTTATCAAATTTCTTACCTTCCGCGTAATGCTATAAAGGGTCAAGTTTTGGCAGATTACCTCGCAGAAATGTCTGGGGAGTTAgaggtgattaatgagcgaacAGAATTGAAGTCAGTGCAGGGGGAAACatgggatttatttactgatggagCCTCATGTGCAGAAGGCGCTGGCGCGGGTTTAGTATTGGCAAGCCCAAGAGGTGAGGAGCATACATACGCGTTACGATTCAATTTTTATGTAACAAACAATGAAGCggaatatgaagcattgcttgcaGGTTTAAATATCGCGCATAAAATGGATATCACCAAGTTGCTAGCATTTACAGATTCACAGTTAGTGGCAAATCAGTTTAATGGCTCTTTTGAAGCACACAACTCCTCAATGCAAAAATATTTGAAATTGTTGCAAGAATTAGCTGTGCGGTTTGAGCATTTTGAGCTCGCACAAGTACCAAGGAGTCAAAATATGAAGGCGGATACATTAAGTAAGCTGGCCGCTTTAACGTTTTCGCACTTTCAAAGGCAAGTTTGGGTTAAGGAATTGCCAAATAAATCAATAGATAATGATTTAATGGTGGCGTCTGTTGTCGAAGAACAGCCAAATTAG